The following proteins are co-located in the Vigna angularis cultivar LongXiaoDou No.4 chromosome 2, ASM1680809v1, whole genome shotgun sequence genome:
- the LOC108328517 gene encoding serine/threonine-protein kinase OXI1 → MYAGDSDSNSDSGERVRRGETLEFQNLNVVSAVGRGAKGVVFLARVVEKGNGEWLALKVVSKELLRKKNRNEGRCKRVSFERHILRRFDHPLLPRFRGALDTDQLTGFAIDYCHGGNLHLLRKKQPEKTFSEDTVRFYAVELVLALEYLHNFGVVYRDLKPENIMIQESGHIMLVDFDLSKKLYLRSTPSSSCNSSPGSDSSPEKDRRKRRLSRFSCYCHSGISLYDSDIPNQLNAIPTSRSMSDSVEKSNSFVGTEEYVAPEVISGEGHDFAVDWWSLGIVLHELMYGTTPFKGANRKETFHRIITKEPELSGATTPLRDLIKKLLEKDPERRIQVKDIKSHDFFKGVKWDTILEISRPPYIPQNEIKDSTGFSQKDVESFVHRIFFPKSKEEEDKTNKGEAKRNEKETPKEENYKNEENDKKEENNKNVWVDKLNQNSAKDENFLIF, encoded by the exons ATGTATGCCGGTGACAGCGACAGCAACAGCGATAGCGGAGAGCGGGTACGGCGCGGGGAGACGCTGGAATTCCAGAACCTGAATGTGGTGTCGGCTGTGGGACGCGGCGCGAAGGGCGTGGTGTTCCTGGCGCGGGTGGTTGAGAAGGGAAACGGAGAATGGTTGGCGCTGAAGGTGGTGTCGAAGGAGCTGCTGAGGAAGAAGAACAGGAACGAGGGAAGGTGCAAGAGGGTGTCGTTCGAGAGGCACATACTACGTCGTTTCGATCACCCGCTATTGCCCAGGTTCCGAGGCGCTCTCGACACCGACCAACTCACCGGTTTCGCAATCGATTATTGCCACGGCGGAAACCTCCATTTGCTTCGGAAGAAGCAACCGGAGAAGACCTTCTCTGAAGACACCGTAAG GTTTTATGCAGTAGAATTGGTTCTAGCGTTGGAGTATTTGCACAACTTTGGAGTAGTTTATAGAGATTTAAAGCCAGAGAATATCATGATCCAAGAATCAGGCCACATAATGTTAGTGGATTTTGACCTTTCCAAGAAGTTATACCTTCGCTCAACTCCGTCGTCGAGTTGCAACTCATCACCGGGCTCTGACTCGTCACCGGAGAAAGATCGGAGGAAGCGACGACTATCACGATTCAGCTGTTACTGCCATTCAGGGATATCCTTGTACGACTCAGATATTCCGAATCAACTCAACGCCATCCCAACGAGTCGCAGCATGTCAGACTCAGTGGAAAAGTCGAACTCCTTTGTCGGAACGGAAGAGTACGTGGCACCGGAGGTCATCTCTGGAGAAGGACACGACTTCGCCGTTGATTGGTGGTCATTGGGCATTGTTCTGCACGAATTGATGTACGGAACAACGCCGTTTAAGGGCGCGAATAGGAAAGAAACGTTTCATCGTATCATAACGAAGGAACCCGAATTATCAGGTGCAACAACGCCTTTGAGGGACTTGATTAAAAAGTTGCTTGAGAAGGATCCGGAGCGTAGGATCCAGGTGAAAGATATCAAGAGCCACGATTTCTTCAAAGGCGTGAAGTGGGACACGATCTTGGAAATCTCACGTCCACCGTATATTCCTCAAAATGAGATAAAGGATTCAACAGGGTTTTCTCAAAAGGATGTAGAGTCGTTTGTTCATAGAATATTTTTTCCCAAGAGTAAAGAGGAGgaagataaaacaaataaaggGGAGGCAAAAAGGAATGAAAAGGAAACCCCGAAGgaggaaaattataaaaatgaggAAAACGATAAAAAggaggaaaataataaaaatgtgtgGGTTGACAAGTTAAATCAAAATTCTGCTAAGGAtgagaattttttaattttttga